A DNA window from Pseudomonas tohonis contains the following coding sequences:
- a CDS encoding penicillin acylase family protein — MASPAPKRFLPRFCLAAALGAMVALTGCQSWLDSRYSDSLPPTSGFKPVKGLAQSVSIRRNPLGMPLIETTTFHDALFAMGYVHASDRLSQMVGLRLMAEGRLAEMAGPGVLEVDRFMRAVNLRKSADILYKNASPRLKSFFEVYARGVNAYLFQYRDKLPMDLAESGYKPAYWKPEDSVLVFSLLNFGLAVNLQEEIASLVMAQKVGADKVAWLLPTYPDENLPFDEADKLKGLNLGGQIQGLAAIDQAAGQLAGLNMLGVAASNNWAIAPQRTRNGKSILANDTHLPLAMPSYWNFMQIRSPKFQAAGVTIAGVPAVVAGFNGKLAWGMTMVMADNQDLYLEKVKREGNRLYYLADGKWQPAIERNETFFIKGERPIRETLYETRHGPLLNSVLGQRKHPLQPLEMKSGLGIALKTAQFENDQTLDAFFDLSRAQSVEQASEATRSIRAIGLNLLTADAQHIAWQVTGRYPNRREGRGLMPSPGWDGRYDWDGFADPMLHPYDQDPTQGWLGTANQRTVQGGYGVQLSNSWFYPERAERIAQLAGSGKHDTRSTIAMQYDQTTPFAAKLKAMFEDPAMAQPLKQAIDALPTAERDKAREALSRLLAFDGDLRPTSADAVFYEAFLQESARQIFQDELGPEGSPAWQALVETANLSYSAQADHLLGRADSPFWDDVRTAQKEDKPAILARSLAAAVSFAEGKLGTDRKAWQWGKLHSYTWATETTRLAPFMSASQRTGINAIQGYLDRGPYPAGGDMNTLNVSAYEWGNDFDTWLIPAMRIIVDFGQPEPMIGLNSSGQSGNPASPNYADGIDAWLKARYMSFPFQSQNLDKVYGTKRLMLTPQK; from the coding sequence ATGGCCTCGCCTGCGCCCAAGCGCTTCCTGCCTCGTTTCTGCCTGGCCGCCGCCCTCGGCGCCATGGTCGCGCTGACCGGTTGCCAGTCCTGGCTCGACAGCCGCTATTCCGACAGCCTGCCCCCCACCTCCGGCTTCAAGCCGGTCAAGGGCCTGGCGCAGAGCGTCTCCATCCGCCGCAACCCGCTGGGCATGCCGCTGATCGAGACCACCACCTTCCACGACGCCCTGTTCGCCATGGGCTACGTGCACGCCTCCGACCGCCTCAGCCAGATGGTCGGCCTGCGCCTCATGGCCGAGGGCCGCCTGGCCGAGATGGCCGGCCCCGGCGTGCTGGAAGTGGACCGTTTCATGCGCGCGGTGAACCTGCGCAAGAGCGCCGACATCCTCTACAAGAACGCCTCCCCGCGCCTGAAGTCCTTCTTCGAGGTCTATGCACGCGGCGTCAACGCCTACCTCTTCCAGTACCGCGACAAGCTGCCGATGGACCTCGCCGAGTCCGGCTACAAGCCCGCCTACTGGAAACCCGAGGACTCGGTGCTGGTCTTCAGCCTGCTCAACTTCGGCCTGGCGGTGAACCTGCAGGAAGAGATCGCCTCGCTGGTCATGGCGCAGAAGGTCGGGGCCGACAAGGTCGCCTGGCTGCTGCCCACCTACCCGGACGAGAACCTGCCCTTCGACGAAGCCGACAAGCTCAAGGGCCTCAACCTCGGCGGGCAGATCCAGGGCCTCGCCGCCATCGACCAGGCCGCCGGGCAGCTGGCGGGCCTGAACATGCTCGGCGTCGCCGCCTCCAACAACTGGGCCATCGCGCCCCAGCGCACGCGCAACGGCAAGAGCATCCTCGCCAACGACACCCACCTGCCGCTGGCCATGCCCTCGTACTGGAACTTCATGCAGATCCGCTCGCCGAAGTTCCAGGCCGCAGGCGTCACCATCGCCGGCGTGCCCGCCGTGGTCGCCGGCTTCAACGGCAAGCTGGCCTGGGGCATGACCATGGTCATGGCCGACAACCAGGACCTCTACCTGGAGAAGGTCAAGCGCGAGGGCAACCGCCTCTACTACCTCGCCGACGGCAAATGGCAGCCGGCCATCGAGCGCAACGAGACCTTCTTCATCAAGGGCGAGCGGCCGATCCGCGAAACCCTCTACGAGACCCGCCACGGCCCGCTGCTCAACTCCGTGCTCGGCCAGCGCAAGCACCCGCTGCAGCCCCTGGAGATGAAGAGCGGCCTGGGCATCGCCCTGAAGACCGCGCAGTTCGAGAACGACCAGACCCTGGACGCCTTCTTCGACCTGTCCCGCGCGCAATCCGTCGAGCAGGCCAGCGAGGCGACGCGCTCGATCCGCGCCATCGGCCTCAACCTGCTCACCGCCGATGCCCAGCACATCGCCTGGCAGGTCACCGGCCGCTACCCCAACCGTCGCGAAGGCCGTGGCCTGATGCCCTCCCCCGGCTGGGACGGCCGCTACGACTGGGACGGTTTCGCCGACCCCATGCTGCACCCCTATGACCAGGACCCGACCCAGGGCTGGCTCGGCACCGCCAACCAGCGCACCGTGCAGGGCGGCTATGGCGTGCAGCTGTCCAACTCCTGGTTCTACCCGGAGCGGGCCGAGCGCATCGCCCAGCTCGCCGGCAGCGGCAAGCACGACACCCGCAGCACCATCGCCATGCAGTACGACCAGACCACGCCCTTCGCCGCCAAGCTCAAGGCGATGTTCGAAGACCCGGCCATGGCCCAGCCGCTCAAGCAGGCCATCGACGCCCTGCCCACGGCCGAGCGCGACAAGGCCCGTGAAGCCCTGAGCCGCCTGCTGGCCTTCGATGGCGACCTGCGCCCGACCTCGGCCGATGCGGTGTTCTACGAAGCCTTCCTGCAGGAAAGCGCCAGGCAGATCTTCCAGGACGAACTCGGCCCCGAAGGCAGCCCGGCCTGGCAGGCCCTGGTGGAAACCGCCAACCTCTCCTACTCCGCCCAGGCCGACCACCTGCTGGGCCGCGCCGACAGCCCGTTCTGGGACGACGTGCGCACAGCGCAGAAGGAAGACAAGCCCGCCATCCTCGCCCGCAGCCTGGCCGCCGCCGTCAGCTTTGCCGAAGGCAAGCTCGGCACCGACCGCAAGGCCTGGCAGTGGGGCAAGCTGCACAGCTACACCTGGGCCACCGAAACCACCAGGCTGGCGCCCTTCATGAGCGCCAGCCAGCGCACCGGGATCAACGCCATCCAGGGCTACCTGGACCGTGGCCCCTACCCGGCCGGCGGCGACATGAACACGCTGAACGTCTCGGCCTACGAGTGGGGCAACGACTTCGACACCTGGCTGATCCCGGCCATGCGCATCATCGTCGACTTCGGCCAGCCGGAACCCATGATCGGGCTCAACAGCTCCGGCCAGTCCGGCAACCCGGCCAGCCCCAACTACGCCGACGGCATCGACGCCTGGCTCAAGGCCCGCTACATGAGCTTCCCCTTCCAGTCGCAGAACCTCGACAAGGTCTACGGCACCAAGCGGCTGATGCTCACCCCGCAAAAATGA
- a CDS encoding LEA type 2 family protein: protein MFSQAQTIRILSLMMLLALPLSGLTGCSTWMTGGFRDPDVRLVKVDVIKAKLLEQQFLLRFRVDNPNDVSLPVRGLVYTVHLNDVKLASGESSTWFTVPANGHETFDVPVRTNLWRHMKYIVKLLEKPDEPIHYRLEGEVKTGLMFGKSVHLSRNGEIIPGNYIPE from the coding sequence ATGTTTTCTCAGGCGCAAACGATAAGAATTCTCAGCCTAATGATGTTACTGGCCCTCCCTCTTTCGGGCCTGACGGGATGTTCCACCTGGATGACCGGCGGCTTCCGCGATCCGGACGTGCGGCTGGTCAAGGTCGATGTGATCAAGGCGAAACTCCTCGAGCAGCAGTTCCTGCTGCGCTTTCGCGTGGACAACCCCAACGACGTCAGCCTGCCCGTCCGCGGCCTGGTCTATACCGTCCACCTCAACGACGTGAAGCTCGCCTCCGGCGAGTCCAGCACCTGGTTCACCGTGCCCGCCAATGGCCACGAGACCTTCGATGTCCCGGTGCGCACCAACCTCTGGCGCCACATGAAGTACATCGTCAAGCTCCTGGAGAAGCCCGACGAGCCGATCCACTACCGCCTCGAAGGCGAGGTGAAGACCGGCCTGATGTTCGGCAAGAGCGTGCACCTCTCGCGCAATGGCGAGATAATCCCGGGCAACTACATCCCGGAGTGA
- a CDS encoding ligase-associated DNA damage response exonuclease: MDLVVARPEGLYCPLGDFYIDPWKPVERAVITHGHGDHARTGNGHYLATSAGAGILRARLGDIRLQTLDYGERLEHGGVTLSLHPAGHVLGSAQVRLEYRGEVWVASGDYKTEADGTCAPFEPVRCHCFITESTFGLPIYRWQPQAALFAEIDAWWRANQAAGRASVLFCYAFGKAQRILHGIDASIGPILVHGAMEPLNRVYREAGVALPETRYAGDIARNDPLLRQALVMAPPSAGGSTWMRRFGDYSDAFASGWMMLRGTRRRRGVDRGFVLSDHADWPGLLWAIEQSGAERVFVTHGSVNVLVRYLSEQGLDAQAFSTEYGDEDEPASAPEATP, translated from the coding sequence ATGGACCTGGTCGTCGCGAGGCCCGAAGGCCTCTACTGTCCGCTCGGTGACTTCTACATCGACCCCTGGAAACCGGTGGAACGTGCCGTCATCACCCACGGCCACGGCGACCACGCGCGCACCGGCAACGGCCATTACCTGGCGACCAGCGCCGGCGCCGGCATCCTGCGTGCACGCCTCGGCGACATCCGCCTGCAGACCCTCGACTACGGCGAGCGCCTGGAGCACGGCGGCGTCACCCTCAGCCTGCATCCGGCCGGCCACGTGCTCGGCTCGGCCCAGGTGCGCCTGGAGTACCGGGGCGAAGTGTGGGTGGCTTCCGGCGACTACAAGACCGAGGCCGACGGCACCTGCGCGCCCTTCGAGCCGGTGCGCTGCCACTGCTTCATCACCGAATCCACCTTCGGCCTGCCCATCTACCGCTGGCAGCCGCAAGCCGCCCTGTTCGCCGAGATCGACGCCTGGTGGCGCGCCAACCAGGCCGCCGGGCGCGCCAGCGTGCTGTTCTGCTACGCCTTCGGCAAGGCCCAGCGCATCCTCCATGGCATCGACGCGAGCATCGGCCCGATCCTCGTCCACGGCGCCATGGAGCCGCTCAACCGGGTCTACCGCGAAGCCGGCGTCGCCCTGCCGGAAACCCGCTACGCCGGCGACATCGCCCGCAACGACCCACTGCTGCGCCAGGCCCTGGTCATGGCCCCGCCCTCCGCCGGCGGCAGCACCTGGATGCGCCGCTTCGGCGACTACAGCGACGCCTTCGCCAGCGGCTGGATGATGCTCCGCGGCACCCGCAGGCGGCGCGGCGTGGACCGCGGCTTCGTGCTCTCCGACCACGCCGACTGGCCCGGCCTGCTCTGGGCCATCGAGCAGAGCGGCGCCGAGCGGGTGTTCGTCACCCACGGCTCGGTCAACGTGCTGGTGCGCTACCTTAGCGAACAGGGCCTGGACGCCCAGGCCTTCAGCACCGAATACGGCGACGAGGACGAACCGGCCAGCGCCCCGGAGGCGACCCCGTGA
- a CDS encoding sterol desaturase family protein, translated as MQAIKAYFQRHGHDPFRIGEGRISGYLSAALGLLSLCAVLCFLFPEWLTFAEFRKVYSEQFARSVLLVGLVASFSLGTLNILLNRRKRLGFTGIAASGLAVFLGGTNIQFETIGQTPYSLGLDWFVLALLVSAIVFIPLEKLYAKDPQQNILRPHWRTDLAYFFVSHMLVQFILIFVTASSTLLGGWAVSPAFQAGVQSLPVWLQFILAVLVADLGQYWLHRLYHVVPWLWRFHAVHHSSTAMDWLAGSRIHFVEILLTRTGVLVPLMLMGFSPQAMNAYVILVGVQAVLAHANVRIDGGWLNYLLVLPRYHHWHHARHPDYIYKNYAIHLPIVDMLFGTFKLPPKEWPTRYGVFGKPLPDGILRQHLYPFQKPEPKAPVKPKAS; from the coding sequence ATGCAGGCGATCAAGGCCTATTTCCAGCGCCACGGTCATGATCCGTTCCGGATCGGCGAGGGGCGTATCAGCGGTTATCTTTCCGCGGCGCTGGGGCTGCTCAGCCTCTGCGCGGTGCTGTGTTTCCTGTTCCCCGAATGGCTGACCTTCGCCGAGTTCCGCAAGGTCTACAGCGAGCAGTTCGCCCGCAGCGTGCTGCTGGTGGGGCTGGTGGCGTCGTTCTCCCTGGGCACGCTCAACATCCTGCTCAACCGCCGCAAGCGGCTGGGCTTCACCGGCATCGCCGCTTCGGGCCTGGCGGTGTTCCTCGGCGGCACCAACATCCAGTTCGAGACCATCGGCCAGACCCCCTATTCCCTGGGGCTGGACTGGTTCGTGCTGGCGCTGCTGGTCTCGGCCATCGTGTTCATCCCGCTGGAGAAGCTCTACGCCAAGGACCCGCAGCAGAACATCCTGCGCCCCCACTGGCGCACGGACCTGGCGTACTTCTTCGTCAGCCACATGCTGGTGCAGTTCATCCTGATCTTCGTCACCGCCTCGTCCACGCTGCTGGGGGGCTGGGCGGTGTCGCCGGCCTTCCAGGCGGGCGTGCAGTCGCTGCCGGTCTGGCTGCAGTTCATCCTCGCGGTGCTGGTGGCGGACCTGGGCCAGTACTGGCTGCACCGCCTGTACCACGTGGTGCCCTGGCTGTGGCGCTTCCATGCGGTGCACCACTCGAGCACGGCGATGGACTGGCTGGCCGGCTCGCGCATCCACTTCGTGGAGATCCTGCTGACCCGTACCGGGGTGCTGGTGCCGCTGATGCTGATGGGCTTCTCGCCCCAGGCGATGAATGCCTACGTGATCCTGGTGGGCGTGCAGGCGGTGCTGGCCCACGCCAACGTGCGCATCGACGGCGGCTGGCTGAACTACCTGCTGGTGCTGCCGCGCTACCACCACTGGCACCACGCCCGGCACCCGGACTACATCTACAAGAACTACGCGATCCACCTGCCGATCGTCGACATGCTGTTCGGCACCTTCAAGCTGCCGCCCAAGGAGTGGCCGACCCGCTACGGCGTGTTCGGCAAGCCGCTGCCGGACGGCATCCTGCGCCAGCACCTGTACCCCTTCCAGAAGCCGGAGCCCAAGGCACCGGTGAAGCCGAAGGCGTCCTGA
- a CDS encoding glutathione binding-like protein: MIDLYYWTTPNGHKITLFLEETGLPYRIHPINIGKDEQFQPSFLEIAPNNRIPAIVDHAPADGGEPLSLFESGAILLYLAEKTGRFIPADLRGREETLQWLFWQMGGLGPMAGQNHHFNRFAPEKVPYAIQRYVKETARLYGVLDKRLADRPFVAGAEYGIADMAIYPWIVPHTYQEQDLDDFPNLKRWFQSIQARPATIRAYELVEKINPAAAKK, encoded by the coding sequence ATGATCGACCTCTACTACTGGACCACCCCCAACGGCCACAAGATCACGCTGTTCCTCGAGGAGACCGGCCTCCCCTACCGGATCCACCCCATCAACATCGGCAAGGACGAGCAGTTCCAGCCGAGCTTCCTCGAGATCGCCCCGAACAACCGCATCCCCGCCATCGTCGACCACGCCCCGGCGGACGGCGGCGAGCCGCTGTCGCTGTTCGAGTCCGGCGCCATCCTGCTCTACCTTGCCGAGAAGACCGGGCGCTTCATCCCCGCCGACCTGCGCGGCCGCGAAGAAACCCTGCAGTGGCTGTTCTGGCAGATGGGCGGCCTCGGCCCGATGGCCGGGCAGAACCACCACTTCAACCGCTTCGCCCCGGAGAAGGTGCCCTACGCCATCCAGCGCTACGTGAAGGAGACCGCCCGTCTCTACGGCGTGCTCGACAAGCGCCTGGCCGACCGCCCCTTCGTCGCCGGCGCCGAGTACGGCATCGCCGACATGGCCATCTATCCCTGGATCGTCCCGCACACCTACCAGGAACAGGACCTCGACGACTTCCCCAACCTCAAGCGCTGGTTCCAGAGCATCCAGGCCCGCCCGGCCACGATCCGCGCCTATGAACTGGTGGAAAAGATCAACCCCGCCGCCGCTAAAAAGTAG
- a CDS encoding NAD(P)/FAD-dependent oxidoreductase, giving the protein MTITRRDFLNGAALAIGAGLTPLQLLQAAPSGRYYPPALTGLRGSHPGAFEVAHQMGWEKKVFDTDGLKIEEEYDLVVVGGGISGLAAAWFYRQKHPQARVLIVENHDDFGGHAKRNEFQAGGRMILGYGGSEAFQSPKSLYSKEVNGLLKQLGVDIDRFETAFDRDFYPGLGLSRGVFFDKAGFGQDKLVTGDPTPMVADDIAPEKLNARSWRAFIEDFPLPEADRQALIDLHEAPRDYLAGKSREEKEDHLAKTSYQDFLRKDVGLSEAATRYFLARTNDFSALSIDAVAAADAYSVGFPGFAAMDLSPVSEEAKAEMEEPYIYHFPDGNASLARLLVRGLIPAVAPGKGMDDIVLADFDYAKLDQPGSPVRLRLNSTVVSVRNRDGGVDVGYSRGGQLHRVRGKHTVLACYNMIIPYILRDLSAEQAHALSQNVKFPLVYTKVVIRNWQSFRKLGVHEIYAPNQPYSRVKLDYPVDIGGYRHPRDPNQPIGLHMVHVPTSPNMGMDARTQARVGRTKLYGMSFEQMETAIRDQLQAMLGPAGFDHQKDILGITVNRWSHGYAYFANSLFDDEDESEKLMNLARTQVGNVTIANSDAAWSAYAHAAIDEAWRAVGELG; this is encoded by the coding sequence ATGACCATCACCCGCCGCGACTTCCTCAACGGCGCTGCCCTCGCCATCGGCGCCGGACTCACTCCGCTGCAGCTGCTCCAGGCCGCCCCCTCCGGCCGCTACTACCCGCCCGCCCTCACCGGCCTGCGCGGTAGCCACCCCGGCGCCTTCGAGGTGGCGCACCAGATGGGCTGGGAAAAGAAGGTGTTCGATACCGACGGTCTGAAGATCGAGGAGGAATACGACCTGGTGGTGGTCGGCGGCGGCATCAGCGGGCTCGCCGCGGCCTGGTTCTACCGCCAGAAGCACCCGCAGGCGCGCGTGCTCATCGTCGAGAACCACGACGACTTCGGCGGCCACGCCAAGCGCAACGAATTCCAGGCCGGCGGCCGGATGATCCTCGGCTACGGCGGCAGCGAAGCCTTCCAGTCGCCCAAGAGCCTCTACAGCAAGGAGGTCAACGGCCTGCTCAAGCAGCTGGGCGTGGACATCGACCGCTTCGAGACCGCCTTCGACCGCGACTTCTACCCGGGCCTGGGCCTGTCGCGCGGGGTGTTCTTCGACAAGGCCGGCTTCGGCCAGGACAAGCTGGTGACCGGCGACCCGACGCCCATGGTGGCCGACGACATCGCCCCGGAAAAACTCAACGCCCGCAGCTGGCGCGCCTTCATCGAGGACTTCCCGCTGCCGGAAGCCGATCGCCAGGCGCTGATCGACCTGCACGAGGCACCGCGCGACTACCTCGCCGGCAAGAGCCGCGAGGAGAAGGAAGACCACCTGGCCAAAACCAGCTACCAGGACTTCCTGCGCAAGGACGTGGGCCTGAGCGAGGCGGCCACCCGCTATTTCCTCGCCCGCACCAACGACTTCTCGGCCCTGAGCATCGACGCCGTGGCCGCCGCCGACGCCTACTCGGTGGGCTTCCCCGGCTTCGCCGCCATGGACCTCTCCCCCGTCAGCGAAGAGGCCAAGGCGGAGATGGAAGAGCCGTACATCTACCACTTCCCGGACGGCAACGCGTCCCTGGCGCGCCTGCTGGTGCGCGGGCTGATCCCGGCCGTGGCACCGGGCAAGGGCATGGACGACATCGTCCTCGCCGACTTCGACTACGCCAAGCTCGATCAGCCGGGCAGCCCGGTGCGCCTGCGCCTGAACAGCACCGTGGTCAGCGTGCGCAACCGCGACGGCGGCGTGGACGTCGGCTACAGCCGTGGCGGCCAGCTGCACCGGGTGCGCGGCAAGCACACGGTGCTGGCCTGCTACAACATGATCATCCCCTACATCCTGCGCGACCTCTCCGCCGAGCAGGCCCACGCGTTGTCGCAGAACGTGAAGTTCCCGCTGGTGTACACCAAGGTGGTGATCCGCAACTGGCAGAGCTTCCGCAAGCTCGGCGTCCACGAGATCTACGCGCCGAACCAGCCCTACAGCCGGGTCAAGCTTGACTACCCGGTGGACATCGGCGGCTACCGCCACCCACGCGACCCGAACCAGCCCATCGGCCTGCACATGGTCCACGTGCCCACCAGCCCGAACATGGGCATGGACGCCCGCACCCAGGCGCGGGTCGGTCGCACCAAGCTCTACGGCATGAGCTTCGAGCAGATGGAGACGGCCATCCGCGACCAGCTCCAGGCCATGCTCGGCCCGGCCGGCTTCGACCACCAGAAGGACATCCTCGGCATCACCGTGAACCGTTGGTCCCATGGCTACGCCTATTTCGCCAACAGCCTGTTCGACGACGAAGACGAGAGCGAGAAGCTGATGAACCTGGCGCGCACCCAGGTCGGCAACGTCACCATCGCCAACTCCGACGCGGCCTGGAGCGCCTACGCCCACGCCGCCATCGACGAGGCCTGGAGGGCAGTGGGCGAGCTGGGCTGA
- a CDS encoding SEC-C metal-binding domain-containing protein produces MSQEPHVHGPDCNHDHDHDHHHDHGHVHGPHCNHGPQEPVRNPLKEVGRNDPCPCGSAKKFKKCHGA; encoded by the coding sequence ATGAGTCAAGAACCCCATGTCCATGGCCCCGACTGCAACCACGACCATGATCATGACCACCACCACGATCACGGCCACGTGCACGGCCCGCACTGCAACCACGGCCCGCAGGAGCCGGTGCGCAACCCGCTGAAGGAAGTGGGCCGCAACGATCCCTGCCCCTGTGGCAGCGCGAAGAAATTCAAGAAATGCCACGGCGCCTGA